A single region of the Candidatus Kryptobacter tengchongensis genome encodes:
- a CDS encoding ATP-dependent Clp protease ATP-binding subunit ClpC — MEGNFSNRVQEVIRLSREEALRLGHDYIGTEHLLLGIIREGEGLAVKILRNLGCDLYKLKKAIEDTVRTTGGTMVMGSLPLTKQAEKVLKITYLEAKLYKSDVIGTEHLLLSILRDEDNLASQILRQFGVTYEAVRNELDNILSGKSGFTERTKPFESTKSQERTKTPVLDNFSRDLTKLAIEGKLDPVIGRDKEIDRVAQILSRRKKNNPVLIGEPGVGKTAIVEGLALRIVQKKVSRVLHNKRIVQLDLAALVAGTKYRGQFEERVKAILNELEKARDVILFIDELHTIVGAGGASGSLDASNMFKPALARGELQCIGATTLDEYRQYIEKDGALERRFQKVMIDPPSVEETIYILMNIKDKYEEHHNVRYTDKAIEACVRLSDRYITDRYLPDKAIDVMDEAGARVHLSHIVVPKEIVELEEEIERIRQLKNQVVKNQDFEQAARLRDLEKKLLSDLEIAKREWEIKAQSMVFEVTEEDIAEVVAMMTGIPVNKISQSESEKLMNMEQELKKQVVGQDEAIEKLTRAIRRARAGLKDPRRPIGSFIFLGPTGVGKTELAKALARYLFDTEDALIRIDMSEYMEKFNVSRLIGAPPGYVGYEEGGQLTEKVRRKPYSVVLFDEIEKAHPDVFNILLQVLDDGQLTDSLGRRVDFRNTVIIMTSNIGTRDIKITGGIGFGISETPKDRFEAMKATIEEAVKRVFSPEFLNRIDEIIIFKPLEKEHIIQIVDIAVQDIMKRLKTMNMSLELTRSAKEFLAEKGYDPAFGARPLKRAVQKYLEEPLSEEILKGKFTSGSVIKVKLSKNRDELVFYEAGKQKDEPEELAEEEK; from the coding sequence ATGGAAGGAAATTTCTCTAATCGGGTTCAAGAAGTCATAAGATTAAGTCGCGAAGAAGCGTTGCGATTGGGTCATGATTATATTGGAACAGAGCATCTCTTGCTGGGGATAATCAGGGAAGGAGAAGGTCTTGCAGTCAAAATCCTGCGTAATCTTGGTTGTGATCTTTACAAGCTCAAAAAAGCAATTGAAGACACTGTCAGGACAACTGGTGGAACGATGGTTATGGGAAGTTTGCCATTGACAAAGCAAGCAGAGAAAGTTTTGAAAATCACTTATCTTGAAGCTAAGCTTTACAAATCCGATGTGATCGGCACCGAGCATCTTCTTCTCTCTATTTTAAGGGATGAAGATAACCTTGCATCCCAAATTTTAAGACAGTTTGGAGTAACATATGAAGCAGTACGCAATGAACTTGACAATATATTGAGCGGGAAATCAGGTTTCACTGAAAGAACAAAACCATTTGAATCGACAAAATCTCAAGAAAGAACAAAAACACCCGTCCTTGACAATTTCAGCAGAGATTTGACTAAACTTGCCATTGAAGGAAAACTTGATCCTGTAATTGGCAGAGATAAAGAAATTGACAGAGTTGCACAGATCTTAAGCAGGAGAAAGAAAAATAATCCCGTCCTAATAGGAGAACCAGGCGTTGGAAAAACGGCAATCGTTGAAGGGCTTGCCCTAAGAATTGTGCAGAAAAAAGTCTCAAGAGTTTTACATAATAAGAGGATTGTCCAACTTGATCTTGCAGCTCTTGTTGCAGGGACAAAATACCGTGGTCAATTTGAGGAAAGAGTAAAAGCGATTTTAAATGAACTTGAAAAAGCAAGGGATGTGATTTTGTTTATAGATGAATTACATACAATAGTGGGTGCAGGTGGAGCTTCAGGCTCCCTTGATGCTTCAAATATGTTTAAACCAGCCCTCGCAAGAGGTGAACTTCAATGTATAGGCGCCACAACACTTGACGAATATCGCCAATATATTGAAAAAGATGGAGCGCTTGAGAGAAGATTTCAAAAAGTTATGATTGACCCACCAAGCGTTGAAGAAACAATTTACATCTTGATGAATATAAAAGACAAATACGAAGAACATCACAATGTAAGATATACAGATAAAGCAATTGAAGCGTGCGTTAGATTAAGCGATAGATACATAACTGATCGTTACCTGCCTGATAAAGCAATTGATGTGATGGATGAAGCAGGTGCAAGAGTTCACCTGTCACATATCGTCGTCCCGAAGGAAATTGTTGAGTTGGAAGAAGAGATTGAAAGAATTAGACAACTAAAAAATCAAGTTGTTAAAAATCAAGACTTTGAACAAGCTGCAAGGCTGAGAGATCTTGAGAAAAAACTTCTTAGCGACCTTGAAATAGCAAAACGTGAATGGGAAATAAAAGCCCAAAGCATGGTTTTTGAGGTTACAGAAGAAGATATAGCTGAGGTTGTCGCAATGATGACTGGAATACCGGTAAATAAGATAAGTCAGTCGGAGTCGGAAAAATTAATGAATATGGAACAAGAACTTAAGAAACAAGTTGTAGGACAAGACGAAGCAATTGAAAAATTAACGCGAGCTATAAGAAGAGCAAGGGCGGGATTGAAAGACCCAAGAAGACCAATAGGTTCATTTATCTTCCTTGGACCAACTGGCGTCGGAAAAACCGAACTTGCTAAGGCTCTCGCAAGGTATTTGTTTGATACCGAAGATGCTTTGATAAGGATTGATATGTCAGAATATATGGAAAAATTTAATGTTTCAAGATTAATAGGTGCTCCTCCTGGATATGTCGGATATGAAGAGGGTGGGCAGTTAACTGAAAAAGTTAGAAGAAAACCTTACTCTGTCGTTTTATTTGATGAAATTGAGAAAGCGCATCCCGATGTGTTTAATATCTTGCTTCAAGTTCTTGATGATGGTCAACTTACGGATAGCCTTGGCAGAAGAGTTGATTTCAGAAATACTGTTATAATTATGACATCAAACATTGGAACAAGGGATATAAAAATCACTGGGGGAATTGGGTTTGGAATAAGCGAAACACCAAAAGATAGGTTTGAAGCAATGAAAGCAACAATTGAGGAAGCGGTGAAACGAGTCTTTAGCCCCGAGTTTTTGAACAGAATTGATGAAATAATCATATTCAAACCACTTGAGAAAGAGCATATAATTCAAATTGTTGATATTGCGGTTCAGGATATAATGAAAAGGCTAAAGACAATGAATATGTCGCTTGAGCTCACAAGAAGTGCAAAGGAGTTCCTCGCTGAAAAAGGTTATGATCCCGCTTTCGGAGCCAGACCATTAAAACGTGCTGTTCAAAAATATCTTGAAGAGCCACTTTCAGAAGAAATCTTAAAGGGTAAATTTACATCTGGAAGTGTAATCAAAGTAAAACTGTCAAAAAATCGTGATGAACTTGTATTTTACGAGGCTGGGAAACAAAAGGATGAACCTGAAGAGCTTGCTGAGGAAGAAAAATAA
- a CDS encoding Uncharacterized conserved protein YbbK, DUF523 family, with the protein MKPTVVISACLNGLPYRYNGATVNDELVNKLKPLFNLVHVCPEFEIGLGIPRKTIKLHKVGDEIRAIQDETEIDLTSRLENFANNFLKNLGDVHGFILKAKSPSCGVGSTKVYVNGNVYGKTYGIFAKVVKENLPHIPLIDEGRLRNKDLMWEFLTKVFMLFRFEKAKSGINNLIEFHSRHKYLFMSISQKHLKNLGRIIAEHKTGNFEQIIKKYELTFKDMMKQSFRRTNLVNSIIHIFGHISENLSRSEKAYFLKMVDKFKNAKVELTTIVEMLRIYGMRFENEYLLGQYFLEPFPEIL; encoded by the coding sequence ATGAAACCAACAGTTGTAATAAGTGCATGTCTTAACGGACTTCCATACAGATATAATGGTGCCACAGTAAACGATGAACTTGTTAATAAGTTAAAACCACTGTTTAACTTAGTTCATGTTTGCCCTGAATTTGAAATAGGGCTTGGAATACCGAGGAAAACAATAAAACTACATAAAGTTGGGGACGAAATTAGAGCGATCCAAGATGAAACGGAGATAGATTTAACATCAAGGCTTGAAAACTTTGCAAATAATTTCTTAAAAAATCTCGGAGATGTCCATGGATTCATTCTGAAGGCAAAATCACCAAGTTGCGGTGTCGGAAGCACAAAAGTTTATGTAAATGGCAATGTCTACGGGAAAACATATGGAATTTTCGCAAAAGTTGTAAAAGAAAACTTACCCCACATTCCTTTAATTGATGAGGGAAGATTAAGAAACAAAGATTTGATGTGGGAATTTTTAACAAAAGTTTTCATGCTCTTCAGATTTGAGAAAGCAAAATCAGGTATAAATAATTTAATTGAGTTTCACAGCAGACATAAATATCTTTTCATGAGCATATCTCAAAAGCATCTCAAAAATCTTGGAAGAATAATTGCCGAGCACAAAACCGGGAATTTTGAGCAAATAATTAAAAAATACGAATTGACATTTAAAGATATGATGAAACAAAGTTTCAGGAGGACAAATCTTGTTAACTCAATCATACATATCTTCGGTCACATTTCTGAAAATCTTTCACGAAGCGAAAAAGCTTATTTTTTAAAAATGGTTGATAAATTTAAAAATGCTAAAGTTGAATTAACAACAATTGTTGAAATGCTGAGAATTTACGGAATGAGGTTTGAAAATGAATACCTGCTTGGGCAGTATTTTCTTGAGCCATTTCCAGAAATTTTATGA
- a CDS encoding deoxyribodipyrimidine photo-lyase, translating into MKVDILWFRRDLRTKDNPLLSLPEFYVLPVFIFDKNILGKLPKDDKRITFIFDKVIKLKNNLKSLGLDLAIFYGKPLDVFDLISERYQIRKIFASGDWDSYARERDRQISSKYNLQLVHDNFLIEPNLIYNLQGKPYTVFSHFEKAVSKLIYEHAKLEYKPKETLNLADFEYSKIIKVCETIELLPIDIKSIGFEKQTLTFEGAIKEPKELLDRFEKQVDFYEENRNYPFLNATSLLSVHLRFGTISVREIFRWAIEHDKKGKFISELIWREFFNYILYHYPYSEFENFRKDITVDWREDHKKFEAWKKGLTGFPLVDAGMRQLEQEGYIHNRVRMVVASFLTKNLHIDWRLGEEYFSLKLLDYEASSNIGNWQWNAGVGTDTKIRFFNPFLQSLKFDPNGDYIKKYIPELRKLDPKYLHSQEFFVKEKISGYPKPLVDLKQSISKFKEIYHRKNI; encoded by the coding sequence ATGAAAGTTGATATCTTATGGTTTAGGCGTGATCTCAGAACAAAAGATAACCCTTTGCTATCCCTTCCCGAGTTTTATGTTTTACCAGTTTTCATATTTGATAAAAATATCCTTGGTAAACTACCTAAAGATGACAAAAGGATAACCTTTATATTTGACAAGGTGATAAAATTAAAAAACAATTTAAAAAGCCTTGGGCTTGATCTTGCAATCTTTTATGGAAAACCTTTGGATGTTTTTGATCTCATATCAGAAAGATATCAAATAAGAAAAATTTTTGCCTCTGGGGATTGGGATAGTTACGCAAGAGAAAGAGATAGACAAATCTCATCAAAGTATAACCTTCAACTTGTCCATGATAACTTCCTAATAGAACCAAATCTGATTTATAACCTGCAGGGCAAACCTTACACAGTTTTTTCCCACTTTGAAAAAGCTGTATCAAAATTAATTTATGAGCACGCCAAACTTGAATATAAACCGAAAGAAACACTTAACCTCGCAGATTTTGAATATTCAAAGATCATAAAGGTATGTGAAACCATAGAACTCTTACCCATAGACATAAAAAGCATAGGATTTGAAAAACAGACATTAACCTTTGAAGGGGCTATAAAAGAGCCAAAGGAACTTTTAGACAGATTTGAAAAACAAGTAGATTTTTATGAAGAGAATAGAAACTATCCTTTTTTAAATGCCACATCCCTTTTAAGTGTTCATCTACGGTTTGGAACTATATCAGTAAGAGAGATATTCAGATGGGCTATTGAACACGATAAGAAAGGGAAGTTTATAAGCGAGTTAATCTGGCGAGAATTCTTCAACTATATCTTATATCACTACCCATACAGTGAGTTTGAAAACTTTAGGAAGGATATAACGGTAGATTGGCGGGAAGACCATAAAAAGTTTGAAGCTTGGAAAAAAGGGCTGACAGGATTTCCCCTTGTGGATGCAGGAATGCGCCAACTTGAACAAGAGGGTTATATACATAACCGTGTTAGAATGGTTGTAGCAAGCTTTCTAACAAAGAATTTGCATATTGATTGGAGGCTTGGCGAAGAATATTTTTCCCTTAAACTTTTGGACTATGAGGCTTCTTCAAACATAGGTAATTGGCAATGGAACGCAGGAGTTGGCACGGACACAAAGATAAGGTTTTTTAATCCATTTTTACAATCTTTAAAATTTGACCCTAACGGAGACTATATAAAAAAATACATCCCAGAGTTAAGAAAATTAGACCCCAAGTATCTACATAGCCAAGAGTTTTTTGTAAAAGAAAAGATATCGGGCTACCCAAAACCCTTGGTAGATCTAAAACAATCTATATCAAAATTCAAAGAAATTTACCACAGAAAAAATATATAA
- a CDS encoding ADP-ribose pyrophosphatase, with protein MQNEKIMGNMKLKKRNIIYRGKVFDIIVDELEYFESKNHTIREVVQHPGGAVVLGLLQDQRIILIKQYRYPIDKFIYELPAGKLDQGEDPKVCAIRELEEETGFKPERIELLTYIYTSPGFCTEKLYIYLAENLQKKKQNLEEGEVLSVEFKTIDEAVDMILKGEIVDAKSIAGIMIAEKILKQRWGRK; from the coding sequence ATGCAAAACGAGAAAATAATGGGAAATATGAAACTTAAGAAAAGAAATATAATTTATCGTGGGAAGGTTTTTGACATAATTGTTGATGAGCTTGAATATTTTGAATCAAAAAATCATACAATTCGTGAAGTAGTTCAACATCCAGGCGGTGCTGTTGTCCTTGGGCTTCTTCAAGACCAAAGAATAATTTTGATAAAACAGTATAGATACCCAATTGACAAATTTATATATGAATTACCAGCTGGAAAGCTTGACCAAGGAGAAGACCCAAAAGTTTGTGCGATAAGAGAACTTGAAGAAGAAACAGGATTCAAGCCAGAAAGAATTGAACTTTTAACCTACATTTATACAAGCCCTGGATTTTGCACTGAAAAACTTTACATCTATTTAGCAGAAAATTTACAGAAAAAGAAACAAAACCTTGAGGAAGGAGAAGTTTTATCAGTTGAATTTAAAACAATTGATGAAGCTGTAGATATGATTCTAAAAGGTGAAATCGTTGACGCTAAATCAATCGCCGGAATAATGATTGCCGAAAAAATTTTAAAACAACGATGGGGGAGGAAATAA
- a CDS encoding orotate phosphoribosyltransferase → MQFSQISTEDVLKIFKETGALLEGHFLLTSGLHSSKYFQCAKVLQYPEYAELLCRQIARHFYTSEIELVVSPAIGGIIVGYEVARQLEARNIFAEREGGVMKLRRGFGIKPGERVLVCEDVVTTGGSVFEVIDLVKNAGGKLIGVGCIVDRSGGKIDFGTRFASVIKLEVPTFKPEECPLCKEGIEIEKPGSRGIY, encoded by the coding sequence ATGCAATTCTCTCAAATTTCAACCGAGGATGTTTTAAAGATTTTCAAAGAAACAGGGGCTCTTCTTGAGGGTCATTTTCTTCTTACTTCCGGACTTCACAGCTCAAAGTATTTTCAATGTGCTAAAGTTTTACAGTATCCAGAATATGCTGAACTTTTATGTAGACAAATAGCAAGACATTTTTACACAAGTGAAATTGAACTCGTTGTTTCTCCAGCAATAGGTGGAATTATCGTCGGGTATGAGGTTGCACGACAACTTGAAGCAAGAAATATATTCGCTGAAAGAGAGGGCGGTGTTATGAAGTTAAGACGCGGGTTTGGAATAAAACCTGGAGAACGAGTCCTCGTCTGCGAAGATGTCGTGACAACCGGTGGAAGCGTTTTTGAAGTCATTGATCTCGTAAAAAATGCCGGCGGAAAATTGATAGGTGTCGGTTGCATCGTTGACAGAAGCGGTGGTAAAATTGATTTCGGGACAAGATTTGCTTCCGTCATTAAACTTGAAGTCCCAACTTTTAAACCTGAAGAATGTCCATTGTGTAAAGAAGGAATTGAAATTGAAAAACCAGGAAGTAGAGGGATTTACTAA